One part of the Bacillus sp. FJAT-27916 genome encodes these proteins:
- a CDS encoding SGNH/GDSL hydrolase family protein translates to MKYVGTLLLCLLCIGVLVTGQMHWSNKIEQASTLKAATTNEKAPAKKTDPFSKVADRGLKETLQLAAWENENGSARILIAGSDSLGTDKEGTAALLGERLKEAYGDKVTVQHLEYEGNSVDFLAEDMVKDYIAAEPDVFIYEPLLLNSNGISSAVESTPEMIDEVLEKLEAENEYMYTILTPPNPIYGATYYPREVEDLKVYAEEHDITYVDHWSAWPDDQSQEILDYLNEEQSAPNDKGAEIWADEILTLFGL, encoded by the coding sequence ATGAAATACGTTGGAACTCTACTCTTATGCTTGCTCTGTATTGGGGTATTGGTTACCGGCCAAATGCATTGGTCGAATAAAATTGAACAAGCGAGTACACTCAAGGCTGCTACTACTAATGAGAAAGCACCCGCTAAAAAGACCGATCCTTTTAGCAAGGTGGCGGATCGCGGCTTAAAGGAAACCTTGCAATTGGCTGCCTGGGAAAATGAAAACGGCAGTGCTCGGATTCTGATTGCTGGCTCTGATTCACTCGGAACCGACAAGGAAGGAACGGCTGCTTTGTTGGGTGAGCGATTAAAAGAAGCGTATGGAGATAAAGTCACTGTCCAGCATCTCGAATATGAAGGGAATTCAGTCGATTTCTTAGCGGAGGACATGGTGAAAGACTATATTGCGGCCGAGCCGGATGTGTTCATTTATGAACCACTGCTCCTCAACAGCAACGGTATCTCCTCAGCGGTAGAGTCAACGCCAGAGATGATTGATGAGGTTCTAGAAAAGCTAGAAGCCGAAAATGAATACATGTATACGATTCTCACCCCGCCGAATCCGATTTACGGGGCAACCTATTACCCGCGTGAAGTGGAGGATTTGAAGGTATATGCTGAAGAACATGATATTACATATGTTGATCATTGGAGCGCATGGCCCGATGATCAAAGTCAGGAAATTTTGGATTATTTAAATGAGGAGCAAAGCGCACCGAATGATAAGGGTGCGGAGATCTGGGCTGATGAGATCTTGACATTATTTGGGCTGTAA
- a CDS encoding YveK family protein has product MEETISLKDLFATLKKRALLIITITVLAVLVSGVTSFFLLTPIYQSSTQLLVNQSKDEAAVYNNNQIQTNLQLIDTYNVIMKSPAILDKVIDELDLDMSVGALNGKITVASEQNSQVVKVSVTDEDPVMAAKIANTVASTFQKEIVDIMNVDNVSILAKAEVSDSASPIKPQPLMNIAIALVVGLMIGVGIAFLLEYLDNTIKTEQDIERILGMPIIGVIGEIEATNGHAEAKAGSLSRTGRGEPIGTQKV; this is encoded by the coding sequence ATGGAAGAAACGATCAGCTTAAAGGACCTGTTCGCAACCTTGAAGAAGCGGGCATTGCTCATTATTACCATTACGGTCCTCGCGGTGCTGGTAAGCGGAGTTACAAGTTTTTTTCTTTTAACACCAATCTATCAGTCATCCACGCAATTGCTTGTAAATCAGTCAAAGGATGAAGCGGCTGTATATAATAACAATCAGATCCAGACAAACTTGCAGCTCATTGATACCTATAATGTCATCATGAAGAGCCCGGCTATCCTGGACAAGGTCATTGACGAATTAGACTTGGATATGTCTGTTGGTGCTCTAAATGGCAAGATTACGGTTGCCAGCGAGCAGAACTCACAGGTCGTAAAGGTATCTGTTACAGATGAAGATCCGGTGATGGCAGCGAAGATTGCCAACACGGTTGCCAGCACATTCCAGAAGGAAATCGTGGATATCATGAATGTCGATAATGTCAGTATTCTAGCTAAGGCAGAGGTCTCTGATTCAGCGTCACCGATTAAACCGCAGCCGCTTATGAATATTGCCATCGCTCTCGTTGTCGGACTCATGATTGGAGTAGGGATAGCCTTTCTACTTGAATATTTGGACAACACAATTAAGACAGAGCAGGATATTGAGAGAATACTAGGGATGCCGATTATTGGGGTGATCGGGGAGATTGAGGCAACAAATGGCCATGCGGAGGCAAAGGCAGGAAGTTTATCAAGGACAGGAAGAGGTGAACCAATTGGTACGCAAAAAGTCTAA
- a CDS encoding CpsD/CapB family tyrosine-protein kinase, which translates to MGNQRKLVTYSDPKSPVSEQFRTLRTNIQFTAVDEELQTILITSSGPSEGKSTTASNTAVVFAQQGKRTLFIDADLRRPTAHYTFACLNTAGLTNVLTKQTTLEKAVQVVEPLGLHVLTSGPLPPNPAELLSSRSMKELINQVKQDYDVIIIDSPPVTAVTDAQVLARECQGVILVVSSGRTQIEEAVKTKELLEHTGAKILGAVLNNKKIKGSSYYYYGKK; encoded by the coding sequence ATGGGGAATCAGCGTAAGCTTGTCACGTATTCAGACCCTAAATCACCGGTATCGGAGCAATTCAGGACGCTGCGGACGAATATTCAGTTCACGGCTGTAGATGAAGAGCTGCAGACGATCTTAATTACGTCTTCCGGACCATCAGAAGGGAAATCAACAACGGCTTCGAATACAGCAGTTGTCTTTGCCCAGCAAGGAAAACGGACTCTTTTCATCGATGCCGATTTACGCCGACCGACTGCTCATTATACGTTTGCTTGCCTAAATACAGCAGGGCTAACGAATGTATTGACCAAGCAAACAACCCTTGAGAAAGCCGTCCAGGTGGTTGAACCGCTGGGACTTCACGTCTTGACAAGCGGCCCGTTGCCGCCGAATCCAGCAGAGCTATTATCATCAAGATCGATGAAAGAGCTAATCAACCAAGTGAAGCAGGATTACGATGTCATTATTATTGATAGCCCGCCTGTCACAGCCGTAACGGATGCCCAAGTCCTTGCGAGAGAGTGCCAAGGAGTCATTCTTGTGGTAAGCAGCGGACGTACACAAATCGAAGAGGCTGTGAAAACAAAGGAATTATTAGAGCATACAGGGGCGAAAATTCTCGGTGCTGTTCTGAATAACAAAAAGATTAAAGGCAGCAGCTATTATTATTACGGAAAAAAGTAG
- a CDS encoding tyrosine-protein phosphatase — protein MIDIHSHILPGLDDGATTMEDSLEMAKLAVSEGIKTIIATPHHKNGAYDNEKTNILQSMDQFKKQLAINKIPLTVLPGQEVRVYGELLEEWEQGSIQTINDTPYILIEFPSTHIPRYTKTLFFDLLNHGIFPILVHPERNAAIVENPNLLYDFVQMGVASQLTNGSITGKFGKKIKKVSADLIDANLIHFIASDAHNTSSRQFWMNDAFDEIEKQFGVDHLYYFKENAQLLIEGKPIMREMPQKVRQRKFLGLF, from the coding sequence ATGATTGACATACACAGTCATATATTGCCCGGTCTAGATGACGGGGCGACAACAATGGAAGACTCATTAGAGATGGCGAAGCTTGCCGTCAGTGAGGGCATTAAGACGATCATCGCAACCCCCCACCATAAAAATGGTGCCTATGACAATGAAAAGACGAATATCCTCCAGTCAATGGACCAATTTAAAAAGCAGCTTGCGATCAATAAAATTCCCTTAACCGTCCTCCCAGGACAGGAAGTGCGAGTTTATGGCGAGCTATTAGAGGAATGGGAGCAAGGCTCCATTCAGACAATTAATGATACTCCATACATCTTAATCGAATTTCCATCCACTCATATTCCAAGGTATACAAAGACTTTATTTTTTGACTTACTGAATCATGGAATCTTTCCGATATTGGTCCATCCTGAACGTAATGCAGCTATTGTTGAGAATCCAAATCTGCTCTATGACTTTGTACAGATGGGTGTCGCTTCTCAGCTGACAAATGGAAGTATTACGGGTAAGTTCGGGAAGAAAATCAAGAAGGTATCAGCTGATTTAATAGATGCAAACTTAATTCACTTTATCGCTTCAGATGCCCATAATACCTCATCGAGGCAATTTTGGATGAATGATGCGTTTGATGAGATTGAGAAGCAATTTGGGGTGGATCACCTCTATTATTTCAAAGAAAATGCCCAATTGCTTATCGAGGGAAAGCCAATTATGCGAGAGATGCCCCAAAAGGTCAGGCAGCGTAAGTTTCTAGGACTCTTTTAA
- the galU gene encoding UTP--glucose-1-phosphate uridylyltransferase GalU, whose amino-acid sequence MKKVRKAIIPAAGLGTRFLPATKAMPKEMLPIVDKPTIQYIVEEAIASGIEDIIIVTGKGKRSIEDHFDHAYELENNLMEKGKFELLEKVQAPSKVDIHYIRQKDPKGLGHAIWCARNFIGDEPFAVLLGDDIVQAETPCLRQLMDQYEQTYSSVIGVQHVPENETNRYGIVAPIEQNGRRYQVQEFVEKPAPGTAPSNLAIMGRYVLRPEIFNFLAEQNIGAGGEIQLTDAIQKLNEIQRVFAYDFEGKRYDVGEKLGFIQTTIEFALQESTLREDLYRFMEEKLRMSTTNK is encoded by the coding sequence ATGAAAAAAGTACGTAAAGCGATTATTCCAGCTGCTGGGCTTGGCACGAGATTTCTGCCGGCAACGAAAGCGATGCCAAAGGAAATGCTCCCAATTGTCGATAAACCGACCATCCAGTATATCGTTGAGGAAGCCATTGCTTCAGGAATTGAAGATATTATCATTGTCACGGGGAAAGGTAAGAGATCGATCGAGGACCATTTCGATCATGCGTATGAGCTGGAGAATAACTTGATGGAAAAGGGGAAGTTCGAGCTCCTCGAGAAAGTACAAGCCCCATCGAAGGTTGATATCCATTATATTCGTCAGAAGGATCCAAAGGGATTGGGCCATGCCATCTGGTGTGCACGGAACTTCATCGGGGATGAACCGTTCGCTGTCCTCTTAGGGGATGATATTGTCCAAGCGGAAACACCATGCTTACGACAATTAATGGATCAATACGAACAAACGTATTCATCCGTTATTGGTGTTCAGCACGTCCCTGAGAATGAAACGAACAGATATGGGATTGTCGCTCCGATTGAACAAAATGGCCGCCGCTATCAAGTACAGGAGTTCGTTGAAAAACCAGCGCCAGGAACAGCGCCATCTAATTTGGCGATTATGGGACGTTATGTATTGCGTCCAGAAATCTTCAACTTCCTTGCTGAACAGAATATCGGCGCTGGCGGAGAAATACAACTAACAGATGCGATTCAAAAATTGAATGAAATTCAACGTGTCTTTGCCTATGATTTCGAAGGGAAACGCTATGATGTCGGCGAAAAGCTAGGGTTTATTCAAACAACGATTGAGTTTGCCTTGCAGGAATCAACATTGAGAGAGGATCTCTATCGTTTCATGGAAGAAAAATTACGAATGTCTACGACAAATAAATAA
- a CDS encoding nucleoside-diphosphate sugar epimerase/dehydratase: protein MSYRKRLTTLILIDSAIVLSAIYFSYLILHPYMSIFQMGTLSITAIALLASYHLYALIYKLYNKVWEYASVSELIAIFKAVLLTIVTTAIIQLIFFQDIYVRALTISAMILVLFIGGSRFSWRMVRNQMIKKQQCNKKKTLIIGAGAAGTMLARHLLNKADGELLPVAFIDDDCNKQKLQIHGLNVVGDTTYIPAAVTLYEIETIIIAIPSLKKSQVKRIYEECSKTAAKVQIMPRIDEIISGDVPVTQFRDVEVEDLLGREPNRLDIDSISEEVEGKTILVTGAGGSIGSEICRQICRFKPGRLILLGHGENSIYLIDMELRNRYGESIEIIPVIADVQDRARIFNVMEQYQPDVVYHAAAHKHVPLMEYNPREAVKNNIFGTRNVAEAADTFGVGAFVLISTDKAVNPPNVMGATKRFAEMIIQNLAKESKTRFVAVRFGNVLGSRGSVIPLFKKQIQAGGPITVTHPDITRYFMTIPEASRLVIQAGALARGGEVFVLDMGEPVKIVDLARNLITLSGYTVDEIGIEYSGLRPGEKMYEELLNDNEVQKDHVFPKIFIGKAVPMEKRELYGVIEALPDMEYVQLKETLVGVANMKFGEKQSMVVS, encoded by the coding sequence GTGTCATACCGAAAACGGTTAACTACCCTGATTCTAATTGATTCTGCCATTGTTTTATCGGCGATTTACTTCAGTTATTTAATCCTCCATCCATATATGAGCATCTTTCAGATGGGGACCTTGTCCATTACGGCGATTGCCCTACTCGCTAGCTATCACCTCTATGCACTCATTTATAAGCTTTATAACAAGGTATGGGAGTATGCGAGTGTCAGTGAATTAATTGCGATTTTCAAGGCTGTATTACTAACAATTGTCACGACTGCTATCATTCAATTGATCTTTTTTCAGGATATTTATGTACGAGCATTGACAATCTCAGCGATGATTCTTGTCTTATTTATTGGCGGTTCTCGCTTCTCATGGAGAATGGTAAGGAATCAAATGATTAAGAAACAGCAATGCAATAAGAAAAAAACATTAATCATTGGCGCTGGTGCAGCTGGGACGATGCTTGCGAGACATTTGCTTAATAAGGCAGATGGCGAATTATTGCCTGTAGCCTTCATAGATGATGATTGCAATAAACAAAAGCTGCAAATCCATGGCCTTAATGTAGTGGGCGATACAACCTATATCCCTGCTGCTGTTACATTATATGAAATTGAAACGATCATCATTGCGATACCGTCCCTTAAGAAGAGCCAAGTAAAACGAATTTACGAGGAATGCTCAAAAACGGCAGCAAAGGTGCAAATCATGCCGCGCATCGATGAAATCATATCGGGCGATGTACCTGTCACACAGTTCAGGGATGTTGAAGTAGAAGACTTACTCGGCCGTGAGCCGAATAGACTCGATATTGACAGCATCTCAGAAGAGGTAGAAGGAAAAACCATTTTGGTCACAGGTGCGGGTGGATCAATTGGATCAGAAATTTGCCGACAGATTTGTCGTTTCAAGCCAGGACGATTGATTCTTTTAGGACATGGCGAGAACAGCATTTATTTAATTGATATGGAATTGCGTAATCGATATGGAGAAAGCATTGAAATCATTCCTGTGATTGCTGATGTCCAAGATCGTGCAAGGATATTTAACGTGATGGAACAATATCAGCCAGATGTGGTTTATCACGCGGCAGCCCATAAGCATGTTCCTCTAATGGAATATAACCCAAGAGAAGCTGTGAAGAATAATATTTTTGGTACACGAAATGTCGCGGAAGCAGCAGATACATTTGGTGTTGGCGCTTTTGTGTTGATATCCACTGATAAGGCCGTGAATCCGCCGAATGTGATGGGGGCAACAAAGCGGTTTGCTGAGATGATTATTCAGAACTTGGCTAAGGAAAGCAAGACAAGATTTGTTGCAGTACGTTTTGGGAATGTGCTGGGCAGCCGCGGGAGTGTTATTCCATTGTTTAAGAAACAGATTCAAGCTGGAGGTCCGATAACGGTTACCCATCCGGATATTACGAGATATTTCATGACGATTCCAGAGGCCTCACGGCTTGTGATACAGGCGGGGGCGTTGGCTCGCGGTGGAGAAGTGTTTGTTCTGGATATGGGAGAACCGGTTAAGATTGTTGATTTGGCGAGGAATCTTATTACTCTTTCTGGTTATACGGTTGATGAGATTGGGATTGAGTATTCGGGCCTAAGACCTGGTGAGAAGATGTATGAAGAGCTTCTTAATGATAATGAAGTTCAGAAGGATCATGTGTTTCCGAAGATCTTTATTGGGAAGGCTGTGCCTATGGAGAAGCGGGAGCTTTATGGGGTGATTGAGGCTCTACCTGATATGGAATATGTTCAATTGAAAGAGACGTTGGTTGGGGTTGCTAATATGAAGTTTGGTGAGAAGCAATCGATGGTGGTTAGTTAG
- a CDS encoding DegT/DnrJ/EryC1/StrS family aminotransferase, whose translation MQSIKEKKRIFLSSPHMSDEGYEMLYVQEAFDTNWIAPLGENVNRFERELAEKVGSKAAAALSSGTAAIHLALKAAGVGEGDIVFCPTLTFSATANPIIYQNAIPVFIDSDYETWNMCPKALEEAFEKYPEVKAVIVVHLYGLSADMDKIMEICKKYNVVVIEDAAESLGTYYKGKQTGTFGDYGIFSFNGNKIITTSGGGMLVSNNEERIAKARFWSTQSRDQARHYQHSELGFNYRMSNVVAGIGRGQLKVLDQRVEKKRYIYEFYKRELGELEGIEFMPSNEWDYPNYWLSSMTLTGKVRPIDIFEALEAENIESRPVWKPMHLQPFFEKYDFVGTDVSEKLFENGVCLPSDTKMTDEDLNRVCTIIKRLWER comes from the coding sequence ATGCAGTCGATAAAAGAGAAAAAAAGAATTTTCCTTTCTTCACCTCATATGAGTGATGAAGGTTATGAAATGCTATATGTACAAGAAGCCTTTGATACCAATTGGATTGCCCCTCTTGGTGAGAATGTAAATAGATTTGAAAGAGAATTGGCCGAAAAGGTCGGTTCAAAGGCTGCAGCGGCGCTTTCTTCAGGAACAGCTGCCATTCATTTGGCCCTTAAAGCAGCAGGTGTGGGAGAAGGGGATATAGTTTTCTGTCCAACACTTACTTTCTCTGCAACGGCTAACCCAATTATTTACCAAAATGCGATTCCTGTATTCATCGATAGTGATTATGAGACTTGGAATATGTGCCCTAAGGCATTAGAAGAGGCTTTTGAAAAGTATCCAGAGGTTAAGGCAGTAATCGTTGTTCATTTATATGGTTTATCTGCAGATATGGACAAGATTATGGAGATCTGTAAGAAGTACAATGTAGTGGTAATAGAAGATGCTGCTGAATCCTTGGGTACCTATTACAAAGGTAAGCAGACTGGAACATTTGGCGATTATGGAATCTTCTCCTTTAATGGAAATAAGATTATCACGACTTCAGGTGGTGGAATGCTGGTTTCTAATAATGAAGAGCGAATTGCTAAGGCTAGATTTTGGTCTACACAATCTAGAGATCAAGCAAGACATTATCAGCATAGTGAATTAGGGTTTAATTACCGGATGAGTAATGTCGTTGCTGGAATTGGCAGAGGACAGCTTAAGGTATTGGATCAACGAGTTGAGAAGAAAAGGTATATCTATGAATTTTATAAAAGAGAGCTTGGTGAACTGGAAGGTATTGAGTTCATGCCAAGTAATGAATGGGACTACCCTAATTATTGGTTGAGTTCGATGACATTGACTGGGAAAGTAAGACCAATTGATATATTTGAAGCATTAGAAGCTGAGAATATCGAATCGCGACCAGTTTGGAAACCAATGCACTTACAGCCGTTCTTTGAGAAGTATGATTTTGTGGGGACTGATGTATCAGAGAAATTATTTGAGAATGGTGTTTGTTTGCCTTCTGATACGAAGATGACGGATGAGGATTTAAATAGAGTTTGTACGATTATTAAGAGGTTGTGGGAAAGGTAA
- a CDS encoding sugar transferase: protein MNDLKGGIYRRYVKRPMDFILSLIAIIVLSPVFIIVAILVRTKLGSPILFKQERPGLNEKIFMMYKFRSMTDEKDDSGALLPDDVRLTKFGKFLRSTSLDELPELINILKGDMSIIGPRPLLVQYLPLYNEHQKRRHEVRPGLSGLAQANGRNAISWEDKFNLDVEYVENVSFIGDWKIIFLTIKKVFVREGINSETAVTMEPFKGRKKGKC, encoded by the coding sequence ATGAATGATTTAAAAGGTGGCATTTATAGAAGGTATGTTAAAAGGCCGATGGATTTCATTCTTTCTTTGATTGCTATTATTGTTCTAAGTCCCGTGTTTATAATAGTAGCAATCCTAGTAAGAACGAAACTAGGCAGTCCAATACTTTTTAAACAAGAACGACCAGGTCTTAATGAAAAGATTTTTATGATGTATAAGTTTAGGTCAATGACGGATGAGAAAGATGATAGTGGTGCTTTGCTCCCTGACGATGTTCGGCTAACTAAGTTTGGAAAGTTTCTACGATCCACTTCACTTGATGAGCTACCAGAACTTATAAATATCCTAAAAGGTGACATGTCTATTATAGGTCCAAGACCATTATTGGTGCAGTATCTTCCTCTTTATAACGAACATCAAAAACGTCGTCATGAGGTAAGACCAGGGTTATCAGGGTTGGCGCAGGCAAACGGAAGAAATGCAATTAGTTGGGAAGATAAGTTCAATCTTGATGTTGAATATGTGGAGAATGTTAGCTTCATTGGGGATTGGAAGATAATCTTTTTGACTATAAAAAAGGTTTTTGTTAGAGAAGGAATTAATTCAGAGACAGCAGTAACCATGGAGCCCTTTAAGGGAAGAAAAAAAGGAAAGTGTTAA
- a CDS encoding acetyltransferase, which translates to MKDKLLIIGASGHGRVVADIALKMNKWKTIAFLDDDLNIKASMGIEVIGTTKDILTYVKDFDIFVGLGNNGTRRKIQEILVASGASIPIIVHPNAVIGTQVKLGEGTTVMAGAVINCCTEIGQGCIVNTGSSIDHDTIIEDYVHISPGVHLAGAVKIGRDSWIGIGSTVINNITITSRCKIGAGAVVIKDITEPGTYIGVPARRI; encoded by the coding sequence ATGAAAGATAAACTTCTTATAATCGGTGCTAGTGGTCATGGAAGAGTCGTTGCGGATATTGCATTAAAAATGAATAAGTGGAAGACAATTGCCTTTTTGGATGATGATTTAAACATTAAAGCTTCAATGGGTATAGAGGTCATTGGTACTACAAAGGATATATTAACGTATGTAAAAGATTTTGATATATTTGTTGGATTGGGAAATAACGGAACAAGGAGAAAGATTCAAGAAATTCTTGTTGCAAGCGGTGCTAGTATTCCAATTATAGTCCATCCTAATGCGGTTATTGGAACACAAGTGAAATTAGGTGAAGGGACAACCGTAATGGCAGGTGCAGTTATTAATTGTTGTACGGAAATTGGACAGGGTTGCATTGTTAATACAGGATCGTCAATTGACCATGACACTATTATTGAAGATTATGTTCATATTTCACCAGGAGTTCATTTGGCAGGTGCAGTAAAAATAGGACGAGATTCTTGGATTGGTATAGGGAGTACTGTTATCAATAATATTACTATTACAAGCCGATGCAAAATTGGTGCTGGTGCTGTTGTTATAAAGGATATTACTGAGCCTGGAACTTATATCGGCGTTCCAGCAAGGAGAATTTAA
- a CDS encoding glycosyltransferase family 4 protein, whose translation MNILFLTLLDFTTVDENGIYTDLMREFIKGNHKVHIISPTEKRKQQPTKLIENEKYKILKLQIGNIQKTNLIEKGISTLTLESKFKQGIKEYFSDVKFDLVIYSTPPITLQNAVEYVKKRDNAKTYLLLKDIFPQNAIDLGMISNKGIKGILYKYFKSKEKKLYKISDYIGCMSQANVDFLLKHNPEISPDNIEICPNSIEPLIINKDEQRILKIKDKYNIPLDRIVLIYGGNLGKPQGIDFLIECLRTNKHNEKVYFVIAGSGTEFNKLKVFFESENLNNAQLFSQLPKQDYEILANSCDVGLIFLDKRFTIPNFPSRLLSYMQASMPVLAATDKNTDIGQVIEEGGFGFWCESDTVDEFNKRLQQLCDEGLRKQMGVNARLYLENNYTSRHSYEIIMSHFN comes from the coding sequence ATGAACATCTTATTTTTAACATTGTTAGATTTCACTACAGTAGATGAAAATGGTATATATACTGACTTGATGAGAGAGTTTATTAAGGGCAATCATAAGGTGCATATTATTTCACCGACTGAAAAAAGAAAACAACAACCAACCAAATTAATTGAAAATGAAAAATATAAAATTCTTAAATTACAGATAGGTAATATTCAAAAAACTAACCTAATAGAAAAAGGTATCTCAACGCTAACGCTAGAGTCTAAGTTTAAACAAGGGATTAAGGAATACTTTTCTGATGTAAAGTTTGACTTGGTTATCTATTCTACACCGCCTATAACATTGCAAAATGCGGTTGAATATGTGAAAAAAAGAGATAATGCAAAGACTTATTTGCTGTTAAAAGATATATTCCCACAAAATGCAATAGATCTTGGGATGATTTCTAACAAAGGAATTAAAGGTATCTTATATAAGTACTTTAAATCTAAGGAAAAGAAGTTGTATAAAATATCAGATTATATTGGTTGTATGTCACAGGCAAATGTTGATTTTCTACTAAAACATAATCCTGAAATTTCCCCAGATAACATAGAAATTTGTCCAAATAGTATTGAACCTTTGATCATTAATAAAGACGAACAAAGAATTCTAAAGATAAAGGATAAATATAACATACCGCTTGATCGTATAGTTTTGATTTACGGTGGAAACCTTGGAAAGCCACAAGGTATTGATTTCTTAATTGAATGTTTAAGAACTAATAAGCATAATGAGAAGGTTTATTTTGTTATAGCAGGATCAGGAACAGAGTTTAATAAACTTAAAGTTTTTTTTGAAAGTGAAAATCTAAACAATGCACAGCTGTTTTCTCAATTACCAAAACAGGATTATGAAATTTTAGCTAATTCGTGTGATGTCGGTTTGATTTTTTTAGATAAACGATTCACTATACCAAATTTCCCTTCCAGACTTCTGTCATATATGCAAGCATCAATGCCTGTATTAGCAGCAACAGATAAAAATACTGATATCGGCCAGGTTATTGAAGAAGGTGGATTTGGATTTTGGTGTGAGAGTGATACTGTTGATGAATTTAATAAAAGGTTACAGCAGCTATGTGATGAAGGCTTGAGAAAACAAATGGGCGTTAACGCTAGATTATACCTAGAAAATAATTATACGAGTAGACATTCATATGAAATTATAATGAGTCATTTTAATTAG
- a CDS encoding polysaccharide biosynthesis protein, with protein MFKNKTLLITGGTGSFGNAVMKRFLDTDIKEIRIFSRDEKKQDDMRKLYKNDKLKFYIGDVRDIASVKNAMYGVDYIFHAAALKQVPSCEFFPMEAVKTNIIGTDNVVTAAIECGVKKVICLSTDKAAYPINAMGISKAMMEKVFVAKAKTVNPDQTLICGTRYGNVMASRGSVIPLFIEQIKNGQPLTVTDPTMTRFLMSLEEAVELVIFAFQNAQAGDIMVQKSPASTVGDLAQALKELFEVNNEIKVIGTRHGEKSFETLLTREEKIVSTDMGGFYRVPSDNRDLNYDKYFVEGDHQLSIQDEYNSNNTERLSVEQIKVKLMQLEYVRKELEKWKAR; from the coding sequence ATGTTTAAGAATAAAACCTTGTTAATAACAGGTGGTACGGGTTCATTTGGAAACGCAGTTATGAAAAGATTTTTAGATACGGATATCAAAGAAATTCGTATTTTTTCTCGAGATGAAAAAAAACAAGATGATATGCGAAAGCTATATAAAAATGACAAACTTAAATTCTATATTGGAGATGTAAGAGACATAGCAAGTGTAAAAAATGCAATGTATGGCGTAGATTACATTTTCCATGCAGCAGCACTTAAGCAAGTCCCATCTTGCGAATTTTTCCCTATGGAAGCAGTAAAAACGAATATTATCGGTACTGATAATGTGGTAACAGCAGCTATTGAATGTGGAGTAAAGAAAGTTATTTGTCTGTCGACTGACAAAGCTGCCTATCCAATTAATGCAATGGGTATATCCAAAGCCATGATGGAAAAGGTGTTTGTAGCAAAAGCTAAAACGGTAAATCCTGATCAAACATTAATTTGTGGAACACGCTATGGTAATGTAATGGCTTCACGCGGATCAGTTATCCCTTTATTTATAGAGCAGATAAAAAATGGACAACCTTTAACGGTAACTGATCCCACTATGACTCGTTTCTTAATGAGTTTAGAAGAAGCAGTTGAACTAGTTATCTTTGCATTTCAAAATGCTCAGGCAGGAGATATCATGGTTCAAAAGTCTCCGGCTTCAACTGTCGGGGACTTAGCACAGGCATTAAAAGAATTATTCGAAGTAAATAATGAGATAAAAGTAATTGGCACTAGACATGGTGAAAAATCATTCGAGACGTTACTTACTCGTGAAGAAAAAATTGTTTCTACCGATATGGGAGGATTTTACCGAGTTCCTTCTGATAACCGTGATTTAAACTATGATAAGTATTTTGTTGAAGGAGATCATCAGCTTTCCATTCAGGACGAATATAATTCAAATAATACCGAGCGTCTATCAGTAGAGCAGATTAAGGTGAAATTAATGCAATTAGAGTATGTTCGTAAGGAGCTAGAAAAATGGAAAGCACGATGA